From the genome of Phoenix dactylifera cultivar Barhee BC4 chromosome 17, palm_55x_up_171113_PBpolish2nd_filt_p, whole genome shotgun sequence:
AGTTCTTATAGAAGGAATAGAAAGGAGATTGGGGTTGCGATGGGGAGCAAAGTTTATACATTGGGACCTATGTGGCTGGTTAATAGCGGGGAAACTTGATGGTTTTGCGCGGCTGGAACCAGTTCGAGTCCTAACTCGAACAAAACCTAAGAATCATATGGATTCTAGCTTAACTCAATTCAATATAACTCAAAATCAAATATCTTAAAACTATTTTGCAGATCTTGCATTCCATAATTActatataaaaacaagaaggatGAGAAATTAATCATAACCATCACCAATCTTTTCCCTTTTAGTTCCACCTTTTTTATATAAGCCATGGCACATTACCACCTTCTCCTTGAGCAAGTCTTAACAAGAGCTATCCAAAATTGGGCATATTATGTTTGATAATTTTATCTTTTGTAACCTAAAAACCATCCAAGGTCAGTACATATGGGAAAAGGAATCAAATAGAATGAAAAATTAACAGCGGATGCCTTTTGTTTCTACTATCATCCGTCAACGGTAACGATCGCTGATCATTCACTCCCTGAAAATAAGCTATAAATCCAACCGTCGGATGCCGTATCCACGGCAGTGCATCGTGCTTATCCGCGCCCCAGGGGTATTTTGGTAGTTTGAAATGTACCGGGGAAAACGCCGTCAGCtcctataaataaataaataaatgagataaatgccctctctctctctctctcatggtttTGGGGATCCCCCTCTCCTGTTTCCGAGAAAAATTCCATCAGCCGTCGGAAAGCTCCGAGAGTTGCCTCAAGGGAAACCCTAATCCAGCCTGATTTCAAGGCGAGGTAGGGTTTCGATCCTTTTATTCTATGACTATGTCTGTTGTTTGGTTTAATCTCATGGCCACTTAGTCCATGTCTCGATAGTCTCGGGAGAATTCCTGAATCGATCTCGAATTCTGAATTCGGATTtaatttgatttcttttatctttAGATTGCTATTTTCATCGTATATCTGCAGGAATTTGTCAGGAAGTTGGAATCTTGTTACCTTGATTCGTCTATAAGCTCGCTGAAATGGATTTTGCTTGTGGTCCTTGACGGGTGAATTCTTCGAAGAATTTTATCATATTTGAGGGATGGGATCCAAGAAGTGAATTCGTAGTAGTGGAAACTGGAAAGCTGATTCCTTGACAATTATGAAGGTTTGAATGGGCTGAAATAATTCATTATCTGAGTTCAGTAAGGTCAAGTTCGATATGGGAATCTAATTCCTGAATTTGAATACATAGGCAGTCGATTTCAAAGGTTATTTGGATGGATTCCTTTGATCTCAACACCCGGTTGCCTCCTCGGAAGCGACTACTCGCTGGGCTAAAGAAGGAGGGTTCTGATTGCGATTTCTCGCCTCCTGTTCCTTTATTTTCCAGTGATCTCAATGCCCGTATCCGTGATATTACCAACTCAACCACTTCTTCCCCTGATGAGATCATTGAGGCCACCAAGTCAGTAGCTTTGGCTGCCGCAGaagttgctgctgctgcaagagcCACTGCGATGGAGAAAGCAGCTGCGGCTGCGAAGGCCAGGACCGCTGCCAGGAATGCCCTGGAATTATTAGATTCAATCTCAAGGAGTGAAGCTGCCCGAAAGGATTGCCCAACCAAAACCAAATCTCGAAAGAAACATGTGGCGGTCAAGCTCTTGTACAGTAATAAACAGCCCATGGGGAACCGAGAAACAGATGAAGAATTGGCCCGGAGGTTGCATCGAGCTATGAACAGTTCCCCAAGAATTTCAAACAGTAAACAGAAGAAGCTTCATGGTTCTGGGAAAGAGGAAGTTCAGAATGGTGGTGCTGTGTGCAATGAAAACTCACCTGTTTCAGGTGATAAAGCTGTTCAGTTGAATAATGGATATTCTGTAGATAAAGTGGAAGAAAACATTGCTGTATGCTCCAAAGATGACCTTTTTGGGAGGGAAGAGGAAGAATCTGGTTGTCATTTAGAAAAACATCATCATGGATctaaggatagaagaattactGGTGGTAGGAAAGCGAAAATTAAGCAAAAGAAATTGCCTTTAAGTCAATGTAATGTAAGGGATCAGGGAGAAACTGAAGATACTCGAAGCTCTGTGGATCATTTACTGACTGGGGAATCAGAATTGGATCATGTAGAAAGACACACATCTTCCAACAATGCAAATCATTCTGATGATGGGCATTTGTCGATGAAGATTACATCCACATGGAAATGCAAGAAGCTCAAGGCGTCACAATGTTCTTCCAATAGCAAGATCATGCGTGTTCTATGTTCAAATCCGTCACCTACCAAGGCCTCTGCTATGGTCAAAGTTGATTAGTGAGGTaactttattttttgttatgCTGGATAGATGATGGCGTTGGAGCTCACATTAGTGTTAAAAGCAGCTGGAGATGAATATATGTTGAATTTTGCAATCCGgacaaagagaaggagaagacatGTTACGCTAAGtagttgcttgctttatgatttCATTCTATACAGGGTGCTTGCTTTCACATATCATGTTCTGTAGAAGGCTTGCTTTTTTGGTTTTGTTCTAATGTATCACTTTCTATTTATCTTTATGCTGTATTTATTAGTAAGTTTGCTGGAGAAATTCTGTTATTTGTTATTGATGGATAGTACTCCAAACTCACTGATTTCTTCTGAATTACATGATGACCAAGATATGCAAAACTCGTGCAACCTTAACTGAACCCAAGTTGCATGGAGTGATCTTAATAGTTTGTTGGGTTATATAGTAAATCAGGAAGCAATAAGGAATACGAGTAGACAAATTAATTTAATCTTTTTTACAGAGAATATGTATAGGGAAATCATACTTTGTGGTTATGTACTTCATGGACAAATTCTACTTTTGGATGAAATGAAATTAGCCTACTTATTTTGGTAATTCAGATTGAcataattgcattttttatGAATATTTATAATTACAATAAAATCACAGTCGACTTAAACTGAGCTGGGATGTCTGTTTTAGATTAAACAGAAGTAATATTCAGTGACAGCCCTATCTTGTGACTTTGTTTTGGCTTTCTCGAGTAGGATTTACGAAGTGACCAAGAACATGCAATCGCAGGTGGTGACTTGACTAAGTCATAATAATTAGTCTACCAGCATCAACTTAAGCTGGAGGTGAGGAGGGGAAGCATAGGATATTGCTCTTTCTTCCAAGCAACAAATTTTTCAGTGAGATATCATAGGTTTTCACTCTCAGATTCAAGGTGGATTCATATATCAAACAACAGAGAGAAATGGTAATGTTCAGTCAGGAATGCCTCACCAAGCAGATTGCTTTTTTACAATTCTTTTAACTCGAGCATTTGGTTCTGTCCCAATTTATCCATCCAGTTAAGAATACCATGTATTCTAGTAAAGATGTCAGTGCGTTCTCAAGCATGAGAATGGATCACAAATGCTGGCAGGGCAATTAAGTTATTACTGAAGAGAAATATAACTTTTGCATCAATATGATGGGCTTGGTTTTATAGATATAGGTCTACTTGAATCATAGGGAAGAGCATATCCGTATATGGCCTAAGCTGAAGCCAATAACGGAGATAAGATTATAAAAAATGTTATCGTCAGTACAATTTTGGTTTTGAAGTACATATTGGCTCTCGGCCATAGGCTGAAAAATGTTTGGCCATTTTATTTTGCTTTGTATGGTTTCGGCTGAAATTgtataaaaacagaaaataggtAATAATCAATTTGGAGCTGTAAAAGATTGTTTTATATATAGTTTGTTAAGGAATCAAGTGTGGAATAAGGTGGCACATGTTCATTTCTAGATagagataaaaaataataatcattactcatggaatatttgtatttattgttaaaaatacataaaattcaTGCACACGTTTTAATGGATTTTAAGTTCATTATGTTGCTTTCCCATTGCAAGGATAATTTTGGGTGTTTTTGGCAATTATCATATCACCTATTTTACATTGAATTCTAATTGGGTGATATCAACGTATCCATCTGATTTCTTTGTGATTTTTCTTCTGGTAATGGCTGCCAATCTTCATAAAGATGTTTTCTGTTGGAGCGGTGCTTGTAGGACTGATGCTGCTGTACTGAAGTAACATGTCTGTAATGCAGTATGAAATCTTGTCATGTGAGGCAAAAAGTTATTTGTCAAAATATGTATTTGAAATACTATGTTGTATGTGATTCGGTTTTAATAttcaaaagaacaaaagaatttATGGAGTTTTTGGTGTTAAGGATGCTCTTCTTTTATGCATTGCAGCATTTGTTCTATCTGGATATGTTAATTGTCATAAGCATGAATGCAAGACCCAGGTAGTTGATTGTGTCGATCTGGAAAATCAAATACATGTTTTGAAACTTCAGCATGTATTCTGTGCTCCAAGATTAGCACTGCTAGTTTGATTTACTTATCCCTGTTATTTTCATGTCTTCTGTCCTCCAAGTTAAACAAGATAAGCAATTGCATGATTCCATAAAATGAAGGGTGTCCCAATGCATGAGGCTCCCGCCACTGTTGAGTTTGGGGAGGGTCACATATACACAACCTTAAACAAGATATGAGTAATTTCAAGTTTCCATGCAGCCAAAAATTAGTCTGATCTCTCAAGAGCTCTCTCAAGAGCTGCGCTGACAAAGCAATCAGGTTGCAGATTGAGTGgttcataaaatataaaagaacaTGTTGATCCAGTGATTTTCTGGTTATATAGTTGATGACTCTACTTAAGCAGGTCAAGATGGCTTTGTTAACCAACGAATAAATTACACTTGAGTAGCAATCTAATCTTAGAGGCACCATTCTTCAGCTTAAATCACACCATGGAATTTGATGGAAAGATTGTCCAAGGAGCTTCTAACCTAAATTATAGCTATTACCTTAATGTAAGACTTTTACATGGAAGTGACACTCAACAAATGTTGCTTTTCAGAGTTTAGTGGTGCGTCGCAATCATCAATTGTTATCCATTGAGGCCACAGACAATCAGAGACAATTCTGCACCATACAAATGGACTTGATGGCATGTTAGCAAGCTGCTTGTAAAAACCACCTCAAAATGGTTTAAGCATCTTATGTGGACAATTTCTTCTATTCAGGGGCTGATATCCTCTGTGGATTATACTATATGATGTGCATGTAATTTTCTGCTAGTATTCATGGTCCCCTTCTGGTTGCAACCACTGTAAAAGGTACTGACTATTCTGTCACTTCACATTAAATATCTCTCAAACATATTGTCTTGGATTCCTTTCCTTTCTGGGGCCTGTCTGCGTGGCAAATTCTTGCAAAACAGATTCACCCTGATCCGGTGCTGTTTGTTATTCCTTCTGCTGGTCTCATCCAGTAGAGGATTTACATTGTTTCTTTTCACCTAAAAAGTGAAGAACATTGTTGCCCTGATTTGAAGTTAGGAACTTCAAATCCTTGGGAGAGAGTGTACTGGATGTGCATCATTTGCAGCTCACCTGCTGTTAGAAAAATTCAACAAATTCTTAGAAATTTGAGAAGGAGAATTTTGAAATGAACAACCAGGGACACAAATAAGTCCCACAGTGGGGGAACCATTACAGATGGTTCTTCTTGATTGATAAATAGTTGCTAAGTTGCCTGCAATTGCGCCGCTCTAAGACATCACTCTCTCCAATTGCACTACTTATGACTAAATATTAGCTAAAACCTGGAAAGCAACGCAAAGCTGATTTAGAACAAGGAAACTAATGATGGATGGCTGTGGTCCTGCCAATTAGTAATGTTTTTATTGACAGATGCACTCACACTTCTGCTTGATTTACTTCTTTGTTTATATATAAGTAGCCTTTCCCTGCCCCCAATGCCTGAGGGCTGTAGAGATAACCTTGCGGGGTATTATATGATAAATTATAGAGGCAGCTCATGGGTTCAAATTTCTTTGATCATAAACATCTCAGACCAAAGTTCTATGGAAAACCTTATTTATTTCAAAAGGGTAGGCTTCTGGAAGGCTCAACCACCCCGTAACTCTTAAGCTGCGTCCACAGCTTGCTGTTCAGCGGGACCCTTCAAGCAAGAGTTGGGTCTGTCTTCATATGGTTGGCATGTTGCACTCGGCACTTTAATTATGTCTTTTCACGCAGGAATCAGATTCCATAGCTTTGCCCAGAGTGAATTTTGCATAAAAATCCACTCAATGATTGACTTCGCAAGGGGTGGATtttgatgggaggcaaaataGATCGTCTCATTCTGGCATGAAGTCACCCAATGCCGGCCAAGCAAACCTCAAAGCCGAGTAGGCCGAAGAGGCTACCCTGCAGGCGACGACCCCAGCCCTGCCAAGAGCCAGGTTGACCTCGGCCCCACCAAGAGCCGACCTCCACCATAGGCCAAAGCCGACCTCACCCAGCACACATTGCGGCCTCCAAGCATGCTCGACCTCGCCTGCAGTTGTACCTGGCCACGTCATGATGCGCCAAccgagggccatatcctgccacgcCCGtcaagggccatatcctgccacgcCCGTCaagggccataccctgccacaccTGTCAAGGGTCACACCCCGCCGCACCCGCCAATACGCTATCTCCAACTATTGGCCAACTGATCACATTTCAGCTCGAGATTTCAGATAACAATCGTCACCCTCACCCGATAAAAAGAGGTAGGAAAGGCCCTCGGTAAGTTTTACAAGCTTCTACGAGCTTTTACATGCATTATTAAGCTTCTATAAGCTGCTACAAGCTATTATGAGCGACAAGAGGCTATGAAAGGCACTCAGAAAGCTCCCTACTCCACAAAAAAGGTTTGGCTAACATAGCCATCGGAGGGCCTTCGCCGAAATCCCCGGCCAAGGTTTTGTGCAGATATCCGGAGCGCAGAGAGATGgccatttttcttctttccggcCGGTGTCTTCTTGAAGGTACCTCAGACCACCGGAGGCAGCTCTGTTTCTCCTTTCCGGCCGGCGCCTCCTCGGCTCTCTTCCGGTGTGGTCGCCCTCAGGCtaaatttcaaccacaacaaattttatttttattttgtaaaaCAGCACATTTTTAGAGATCCCCTGAAATTTTATCCTTGGATCAGAGTATAGGGCACCGAGGCAGGTGTTACTTTAAATAAATGTATTTTAGATGTTCAAAATTCATGTCCTAGACTTTAAATAAAGGTGTATTGCCCTTCTCATACTTGGGACCTAGGGGCAAAATCATAGAAAACCCGCAAAATAGATAGTTGCttcttaaaataaataaataagttcaTCTTTTTCTTCTGCAATCAATAATCAAGTGGATTTTGCACATTCATGCTAAGGGCACCTACTCAAACCATCTCAAATAGAATAGCCTTTCAAGCCACCAGCTATTGAAATAGCCCAACGTGCTATTGAAGGACTATTATGGAGCGACGTCTCGAGACTATTTGGGAACCGCACTGCATTTCTGGCAGCTTATGGCTACAGAAAGGTGAATAGAGCTGCAGATTGGATGACTTTCTTTGTTGCCGAGCATTCTGGTGGTATTTTGCGGATGACTCTGGTTGGTATCCCCGATGAGTTTAGAGATATAGGATGTATTCACACTAGGTGAGTATGTGCCATCCTGTTATATCAAAAACCATAAAAAAAGGACTGTTTTGAAGGTGACTAATTGATTTGTCCCTAGTTGCCGACCTGGGGCAACTTTTTTCCTCCAAAGTCTAAACAGGCCccatttaaattaaaatgaacaTATGAAAACCTTCTTGACCGaccattttatctttttcagGCCAATATGCAACTATTCAAAACCTTTGTGTGATTAAGGAGCATTGTTATTGTTAACTTGTA
Proteins encoded in this window:
- the LOC103723996 gene encoding uncharacterized protein LOC103723996, whose protein sequence is MDSFDLNTRLPPRKRLLAGLKKEGSDCDFSPPVPLFSSDLNARIRDITNSTTSSPDEIIEATKSVALAAAEVAAAARATAMEKAAAAAKARTAARNALELLDSISRSEAARKDCPTKTKSRKKHVAVKLLYSNKQPMGNRETDEELARRLHRAMNSSPRISNSKQKKLHGSGKEEVQNGGAVCNENSPVSGDKAVQLNNGYSVDKVEENIAVCSKDDLFGREEEESGCHLEKHHHGSKDRRITGGRKAKIKQKKLPLSQCNVRDQGETEDTRSSVDHLLTGESELDHVERHTSSNNANHSDDGHLSMKITSTWKCKKLKASQCSSNSKIMRVLCSNPSPTKASAMVKVD